Proteins co-encoded in one Paenibacillus antri genomic window:
- a CDS encoding ABC transporter permease, translated as MQPNHAVAAEAKKPDSGANRRPFWRNRAFRQNVPLWTMFLPVVAFYLIFKYTPMFGLIIAFKNYTFYEGILGSQWVGLDNFDNLFTQAQSVQIIRNTLMLSVLTVFVGFPFPILLAILLNEVRRAWFKRMIQTLVYLPHFFSWVVVGGIVVTLFSQSGIVNGLSTRLFGGEPFAYLYSEWAWISIFLGSGIWKEAGFSAIIYLAALTVIEPSLYEAASIDGAGKWRQMWHVTLPGLSSTIVVMLILAMGRVMEVGFDQVYVLQNPIVSNVSEVISTFIYTAGLQGGQFSLTAALGLFESLVGFVLVVLTNAVAKRFNKQLW; from the coding sequence TTGCAACCTAATCACGCAGTCGCTGCAGAAGCGAAGAAGCCCGACTCCGGCGCGAACCGGCGCCCGTTCTGGCGGAACCGAGCGTTCAGGCAAAATGTTCCGCTATGGACGATGTTTTTGCCGGTCGTCGCTTTCTATCTGATTTTCAAGTACACCCCCATGTTCGGCCTGATCATCGCCTTCAAGAACTACACCTTCTACGAGGGCATCCTGGGCAGCCAATGGGTGGGACTGGACAACTTCGACAACCTGTTCACGCAGGCGCAGTCGGTCCAGATCATTCGGAACACGCTGATGCTTAGCGTCTTGACGGTGTTCGTCGGCTTCCCGTTCCCGATTCTGCTCGCGATTTTGCTCAATGAAGTGCGCCGGGCTTGGTTCAAGCGAATGATCCAGACGCTCGTATATTTGCCGCACTTCTTCTCCTGGGTCGTCGTCGGCGGCATCGTGGTCACGCTCTTCTCCCAGAGCGGCATCGTCAACGGGCTGTCGACGCGGCTGTTCGGCGGGGAGCCGTTCGCTTATTTGTACAGCGAATGGGCGTGGATCTCGATCTTCCTCGGCTCCGGCATCTGGAAGGAAGCGGGCTTCAGCGCCATCATTTATTTGGCCGCGCTGACGGTCATCGAGCCGAGTCTGTACGAGGCGGCCAGCATCGACGGCGCCGGCAAGTGGCGGCAGATGTGGCACGTGACGTTGCCGGGCCTGAGCTCCACGATCGTCGTCATGCTCATTCTGGCGATGGGGCGCGTCATGGAGGTCGGCTTCGACCAAGTGTACGTGCTGCAAAACCCGATCGTCTCGAACGTCTCCGAGGTCATCAGCACGTTCATCTACACGGCGGGTCTTCAAGGCGGACAATTCAGCTTGACCGCGGCGCTCGGCTTGTTCGAATCGCTCGTCGGCTTCGTCCTCGTCGTGCTGACGAACGCGGTCGCGAAGCGTTTCAACAAACAATTGTGGTGA